GAATACCCGGACACGCCTCGTTGACTGCCTGCGGCAGATCACTTCTTCTTCGGCGACAACACCATCACCATTTGCCGCCCTTCCATTTTTGGAAACTGTTCGACGACGCCATAAGGTTCGAGGTCGGCCTGCACGCGCTGCACCAGCTTGAGACCGATCTCCTGATGCGCCATTTCGCGGCCGCGGAAACGCAAGGTGACTTTCGTTTTGTCGCCTTCGTCGAGGAATTTTATCAGGTTGCGCAGCTTGATCTGATAATCGCCTTCGTCGGTGCCCGGCCTGAACTTTATTTCCTTGACCTGAATCTGTTTCTGCTTGAGTTTGGCTTCGTGCCTCTTCTTGCTCTCGGCATATTTAAATTTGCCGTAATCCATGAGCCGGCACACCGGAGGCTGGGCTTGCGGCGCAATTTCCACCAGA
The sequence above is a segment of the Burkholderiales bacterium genome. Coding sequences within it:
- the infC gene encoding translation initiation factor IF-3, whose amino-acid sequence is MAQEKEPRINGEINALEVRLVGVEGEALGIMSLTAANAMAEQAEVDLVEIAPQAQPPVCRLMDYGKFKYAESKKRHEAKLKQKQIQVKEIKFRPGTDEGDYQIKLRNLIKFLDEGDKTKVTLRFRGREMAHQEIGLKLVQRVQADLEPYGVVEQFPKMEGRQMVMVLSPKKK